The Gemmobacter aquarius genome contains the following window.
GGAATTTCGCGCCGCCCGTGCCGGTCGACAGCACGCGCACACCGGGGGTGTTTGCGGTGCCCTTGGCCATTTCGCTTTGCAGCCGTGCCAAGGCTGCTGCGAGGGGAACGGCGAGCGAGACGGGCTTGCCCTCGACTTCGGCCTTGGCCGAGACGACCGAGACGATGGCAACCGCGCCATCGGTTATTGTGAAGACGGGCGCGCCCGATGCGCCGAAATCCACCGCGCAAGACAGGACCATCATGTCGGGCCGTTCGGCCATGATGGTGCAGACCTCTTGCAACGAGGGCGCTTCAGAGCGGTCCTGCGCGTAAGAGACGATGCCCACTTCCTCGCCCGCTGCGGGGGTGTTGTCGGTGGCGATGGGTTGCACCTGCGGCAGGCGGATCGGGTGGTCGAGTTTCAAGAGCGCCAGATCGTTGCCCACGCTTTCCAGCGGTTTGCCGCCGTAACGGTAGTCTGGGTGGGCAATGGCGCGCGAGACGTTGCGGTATGCTTCCGCCCGCCCGTTGCGCCATCCCGCAAGGAAGGTGATGTCGGTGTCGGCCACACGCGCGCCTGTCTGCTTGTCATTAAGGCAATGCGCGGCGGTCAGGACCAGATCATCGGCGATCAGCGTGCCGGTGCAAAAGCCGAAAGCCCCGATGTTGATGCGCCCGACCGCATCCCAGCCGCGCCCCTGATCCGCACTGGCGAGCGAGCGTATGGATTGCGCGGCCACGGGGGTGACGGCGGCGAGGGTCAGAAAGAGGGCGATGCGCCGGATCATCGCGCTTGGGTAGAAACGGAATAAGGCGGAAATGTGGCGATCACCGCAGGGCTGCGGGCTTTGGCCCGCCTGTCGCCCAGTCGAGAAGTTCGACGGTATGGACGACCGGCGTGGCCGTGCCGGACCCGATCTGCATCATGCAGCCGAGGTTTCCGGCCGCGATCACGTCAGGGCTGCGGGCGGTCAGGGTCTGGACCTTGCGGGCCTTCAATTGCGCCGAAATCCCGGGTTGCAGCAGGTTGTAGGTGCCTGCCGAGCCGCAGCACAGGTGGCTGTCGGCGGGTTCGACCACCTCGAAGCCCGCGCGTCTGAGCAGGTCTTTCGGGGTGGTCTTGATCTGCTGGCCGTGTTGCAGCGAACAGGCTGCGTGATAGGCGACGCGCAAGCGTTGCGCGGGCAGGGCGGGCAGGTCGAGTTTGGCCAGAAGTTCGGTGACATCGACGGCGAGGGCGGCCACCCTGGCCGCATCGGCGGCTAGGGGGCCGTTGCGGAACATATGGCCGTAATCCTTGACCGTGGTACCACAGCCGCTGGTGTTGATCACGATGGCATCAAGGTCGCCTGCCGCCATGAAGGCGCGGATGTTGGCGGCGGCGAAGCTGTGTGCCTCGGCCTCGCGGCCCATGTGATGGGTGAGAGCGCCGCAGCAACCCATGGCTTGCGGGATGACGATCTCGCAGCCCAAGCGGCGCAGAAGGCGGATGGTGGCATCGTTGATGTTGGTGTTGAGCGCCTTTTGCGCGCAGCCGGTCATGAGGGCCACGCGCATCTTGCGCGCTGCGGTCGGCGCAAAGGTCTGCGCGTCATCGTTGCGGCTGACGGGGGGGATGGTCTTTGGCACCATGGCGAGCATCGCCTTGATGCGGGCATCGGGGATCAGTGCGGCGATGGGCTTGCCCAGCTTTGCCAGCGCCAGCGCAAGGCGGAAGCGCATCGGATATGGCAGGATCTTGGCCAGCGTCCAGCGCAGCAGGCGGTCGGTCAGGTGGCGTTTGTAGGTCGCCTCGATATGGGCGCGGGCGTGGTCGACAAGGTGCATGTAATGCACGCCCGAGGGGCAGGTGGTCATGCATGACAGGCACGACAGGCAGCGGTCGATATGCTTGACGGTGCGTTCGTCGGCGGGACGACCGGATTCCAGCATGTCCTTGATCAGGTAGATGCGGCCGCGCGGGCTGTCGAGTTCATCGCCCAGCACCTGATAGGTGGGGCAGGTGGCGGTGCAAAAGCCGCAATGCACGCAGGCGCGCAGGATCTCGTTCGATCGCGCGGTGGCGGGGTCGGCCAGTTGCTCGGGCGTGAAAAGAGTCTGCATCACAAGGCTCCGGCAAAAAGGCCGCGCGGGTCGAATTTGGCGCGCAAGCCACGGGTGAGGGCGGCGATGGGGGCGGGTTCGGGGTGGAAAGTGGGGAGGGCGCTGTGCGAGCGGATCAGCGTGGCATGGCCTGCGAAGGGGCCGAGGGCGGCGCGCAGGTCGAAGCCTTCGTCGGTGAGCAGCCAGACCAGCCCCCCGCCCCAGTCGTAAAGTGCCTGACGCGGTGCCAGACGGGCAACAAGGGCGGGAGCCTGCGAAGGCGTGGTCGAGAGGCGCCAGACATCGCCCGCCGCGCCGTGGAAGGGGGCGACATCGCGGATCGCGGGCCATGGGTCGTCAGCTGCGGCGTCGACCGTGCCGAAGCCCGCGAGCCTGCGCTGCAATTCGGCGCTGCGGTAGGCGACGGATGTAGCAAAGCCCTCGATCCGGATGAAAGTACCATGGCCCGGCCAATGCGCGGCCCCCGAAACGTCAAAGGGCGAGGTGAGCGCAGAGGACAGGGCGGTGATGGCGGTGGCGTCATCCAAGCCGTGCAAGACCAGCGTGGCGGCGGTTTCCGGCACGGGCAGCAACTTGAAGGCCACCTCTGTCAGCACGCCCAACCGGCCCTGCGATCCGGCCATCAACTTGACGAGGTCGATGCCTGTGACGTTCTTCATTACCCGCCCGCCGTTCTTGACCACGGTTCCGGTGCCGTCGACGAAGCGTACCCCGATCAGGCTGTCGCGGCAGGCCCCCGCCTGTATCCGGCGCGGGCCGCTGGCATTTGCGGCAACGGTGCCGCCGATGGTGGAATTGCCGGACCGCCCCAGAAGCCCGCGCAGATCGGGCACCTCGAAGGGCAGGCGCTGGTTTTCGGTGGTGAGTGTGGTCTCGATCACATCAAGGGGTGTGCCCGCCTGCACGACCAGCGTCAGCGCGCCGGGTTCGTAAAGCGTGATGCCTGTCAGACCGGCGGTCGAAAGCGGCTCGCCAGCGACGGCATCCAGCCGCCGCGTTCCCCCGCCGGTGACCGCGATCTTGCCGCTCGCCCCGGCTATCAGGCTGGCCAGCGCGGCCTCGGTATCGGGTTGCATCCCGCCCCTCTTCATTTTCTGTCCTTAAATATCCCGCGGGGGTCCGGGGGCGCGAAGCCCCCGGTCCTGCCGGTTCAGGCAACGCGGCGGCTGGCAGTCACGTCGAGCGGAAACACCTTGGCCGGATTGAGCAGCCAATCGGGGTCGAACACATCCTTGACGCGCAACTGCGCCTCCATGTCGTCGCGCGTAAACTGAACATGCATCAGGTCGCGCTTTTCCACGCCCACGCCATGCTCTCCGGTCAGGCAGCCGCCCACCTCGACGCAAAGGCGCAGGATGTCGGCCCCCAGTGCCTCGGCCAGTTCCAGATCGCCGGGTTTGTTGGCGTCGAATATGATCAGGGGGTGCATGTTGCCATCGCCCGCATGGAACACATTGGCCACCCGCAAGCCGTAGCTTGCCGTCAACTCGCCGATCCGCCGCAGCACATGCGCCAGTTCCGACACCGGAATGGTGCCGTCCAGACAGATATAGTCGCCCATCTGCCCCATCGCGCCAAAAGCCGATTTGCGCCCCAACCAAATACGTTTGGCCTCTTCCTCCGACCGGCTTTCGCGGTAGGCGACGGGGTTGTGACGCTGGGCGATGGTCTTGATGCGGGCAAGCTGGTCGTCGATTTCGGCGGGGCTGCCCTCGACTTCGATGATCAGAAGCGCCTCGCAATCGGGGTAGCCGGCGTGGGCAAAGGCTTCGGTCGCCTCGATGCAGGGGCGGTCCATGAATTCGATGGCGACGGGCAGCAGCCCGCCCTTGATGATGTCGGACACGCAGGCACCCGCGACCTCGTTGCTGGCAAAGCCCATCAGCACGGGGCGCGCGCCTTCGGGTTTGGGCAGGATGCGAAGCCAGGCCTCGGTGACCACGCCAAGCTGGCCTTCCGATCCACAGATGACGCCCAAAAGGTCAAGCCCGCCCGCATCGAGGAAGGGGCCGCCGATCTGCAATATGTCGCCTTGCATCGTTACCATCGTGACGCCCAGAAGGTTATTCGTCGTCACCCCGTATTTCAGGCAATGCGCCCCGCCCGAATTCATGCCGATATTGCCCGCGATGGCACAAGCAAGCTGGCTGGACGGGTCGGGTGCGTAGAAAAAACCGTCCGCCTCGACCGCGCCGGTGACCGACAGGTTGGTGCGGCCCGATTGCACGCGGATGAAGCGGTTGGGGTAATCGGTCTCCAGCACGGCGTTCATCCGGGCCACGCCCAGCACCACGGCATCGGCGGTGGGCAGCGACCCGCCCGCAAGCGAGGTGCCAGCGCCGCGCGGGATGACCTTGACGCCTTCCTCATGGCAAAGGCGCAGGATCGTCGCCACCTCGGTTGTGGTGCGCGGCAGGGTGACGGCCAGCGGCAGGCAGCGATAGGCGGTCAGCGCGTCGCATTCATAGGCCCGCGTCTCGACCGGATCGGAAATCAGCGCGTCGGCTGGCAGGGCTGCGGCAAGACGCGCAAGGATGCGGCTGCGGCGGGCAATCACGGACGCATCGGGAAGGGGCATGTCCATGTGGAGGCCTCCGGTTTCTGGCAGGATTGGTAAGTTCATATAACCAATTTCACCAGATGACAAGGCGCGGTCGCTTGCCTTAGCTTTGGGCCATGGAAACTTTGCTGCGCCTTGGACCTTTTTCCCCCGCCGATGCCACAGCACTCGCGACACTGTTCGCGCTGTTTTTGTTCAGCGGTTGGCTCAGCGAGCACCCGCCCGCGTCGCGCCCCTCGGTTTCGGTGCTGATGGAGCGGTTCCGGCGCGACTGGATGCGGGAATTCGTCACCCGACAGCCGCGCATCTTCGATGCCACGATCCTCGATTCGCTGCGGCAGGGAACGGCATTCTTCGCCTCGGCC
Protein-coding sequences here:
- a CDS encoding FAD-linked oxidase C-terminal domain-containing protein, with the translated sequence MDMPLPDASVIARRSRILARLAAALPADALISDPVETRAYECDALTAYRCLPLAVTLPRTTTEVATILRLCHEEGVKVIPRGAGTSLAGGSLPTADAVVLGVARMNAVLETDYPNRFIRVQSGRTNLSVTGAVEADGFFYAPDPSSQLACAIAGNIGMNSGGAHCLKYGVTTNNLLGVTMVTMQGDILQIGGPFLDAGGLDLLGVICGSEGQLGVVTEAWLRILPKPEGARPVLMGFASNEVAGACVSDIIKGGLLPVAIEFMDRPCIEATEAFAHAGYPDCEALLIIEVEGSPAEIDDQLARIKTIAQRHNPVAYRESRSEEEAKRIWLGRKSAFGAMGQMGDYICLDGTIPVSELAHVLRRIGELTASYGLRVANVFHAGDGNMHPLIIFDANKPGDLELAEALGADILRLCVEVGGCLTGEHGVGVEKRDLMHVQFTRDDMEAQLRVKDVFDPDWLLNPAKVFPLDVTASRRVA
- a CDS encoding trypsin-like serine peptidase, yielding MIRRIALFLTLAAVTPVAAQSIRSLASADQGRGWDAVGRINIGAFGFCTGTLIADDLVLTAAHCLNDKQTGARVADTDITFLAGWRNGRAEAYRNVSRAIAHPDYRYGGKPLESVGNDLALLKLDHPIRLPQVQPIATDNTPAAGEEVGIVSYAQDRSEAPSLQEVCTIMAERPDMMVLSCAVDFGASGAPVFTITDGAVAIVSVVSAKAEVEGKPVSLAVPLAAALARLQSEMAKGTANTPGVRVLSTGTGGAKFLRVSP
- a CDS encoding FAD-binding protein, whose amino-acid sequence is MQPDTEAALASLIAGASGKIAVTGGGTRRLDAVAGEPLSTAGLTGITLYEPGALTLVVQAGTPLDVIETTLTTENQRLPFEVPDLRGLLGRSGNSTIGGTVAANASGPRRIQAGACRDSLIGVRFVDGTGTVVKNGGRVMKNVTGIDLVKLMAGSQGRLGVLTEVAFKLLPVPETAATLVLHGLDDATAITALSSALTSPFDVSGAAHWPGHGTFIRIEGFATSVAYRSAELQRRLAGFGTVDAAADDPWPAIRDVAPFHGAAGDVWRLSTTPSQAPALVARLAPRQALYDWGGGLVWLLTDEGFDLRAALGPFAGHATLIRSHSALPTFHPEPAPIAALTRGLRAKFDPRGLFAGAL
- the glcF gene encoding glycolate oxidase subunit GlcF, whose product is MQTLFTPEQLADPATARSNEILRACVHCGFCTATCPTYQVLGDELDSPRGRIYLIKDMLESGRPADERTVKHIDRCLSCLSCMTTCPSGVHYMHLVDHARAHIEATYKRHLTDRLLRWTLAKILPYPMRFRLALALAKLGKPIAALIPDARIKAMLAMVPKTIPPVSRNDDAQTFAPTAARKMRVALMTGCAQKALNTNINDATIRLLRRLGCEIVIPQAMGCCGALTHHMGREAEAHSFAAANIRAFMAAGDLDAIVINTSGCGTTVKDYGHMFRNGPLAADAARVAALAVDVTELLAKLDLPALPAQRLRVAYHAACSLQHGQQIKTTPKDLLRRAGFEVVEPADSHLCCGSAGTYNLLQPGISAQLKARKVQTLTARSPDVIAAGNLGCMMQIGSGTATPVVHTVELLDWATGGPKPAALR